GCCCCGCTGGTCGTGCATGAGTATCATCAGCGTCTCCGCAGCCGCATCGACGAACTGACCGCGCAGGCCAAGCTCAAGCTCAACGAAGTCGATCTGATTCGTGAAGTGGCGCTCTTCGCCGAACGATGCGACATCAGCGAGGAGATTCAGCGGCTCCGGGCGCACCTGGAGCAGTTTCAGGAAATCCTCACGCGGGGCGACGACAAGCCGGCCGGCCGCACGCTCGATTTCATCAGCCAGGAACTGCTGCGGGAGGCCAATACGATCGCCAGCAAGTCCAATGACGCCCTGATCACCCGGACGATCGTCGAGGTGAAGGGGGCGATCGACCGCATTAAAGAGCAGGTCCAGAACGTGGAATAACCCTTCGCGGGCGTGGATTCTGGTGTATACTGGGGGGAGTCCGCCGTTTTCAATGTCAGGTGGCTCTTATGAGCAGTATCAATCCAGCTTCGAGCACCGCAGCCGTCGCCTCGGCCAGCGGCGAGGTCAGTTCCGGCCCCCAGGCCAAAGGCGATCGCGATCAGTTTGCCGCCGACGAGCTGGCCATCGTGCTCAGCCACTTCGACATCGGCATCATCGAGAACATCACCGAGTTCCCCCGCGGGTCGCGCCGGGCGCCCAAGCTGCTCCTCCGCACCGACAAGGGCATCTTCCTGCTCAAGCGTCGCGCCGGTGGAAAGAACGACCCGTTCAAGGTCGCCTTCGCGCATGCCCTTCAGCTCCATCTGGCCGCGCAGCAGTTCCCCCTGCCCCACCTGATGGGCACCAAGCGCGACAACAACTCGATGCTTCAGTGGAAGGCCCACATCTACGAATGCTTCGAGTACATCAACGGCACCGGCTACGATAACAGTCTCGAAGCCACGCAGGACTCGGGCAAGACACTGGCGCTCTTTCACAAGCTCGTCCGCGACTATCAGCCGGAGTACGAGCCGCCGCAGGGTTCGTATCACGCCTCCAAGACCGTGCAGTCGGCGATGGAGACCGTCCCCGCCACGCTCGCCAAGGTCGATCCGCGCAACGCCTCCGTTCATGCCGACAAGATCAGCGAGGTCGCCAAGTTCATGCGCCGCTCGTACAACGAGGCGGCGATGCGCGTCAACGAATCGGGCCTGCCCGACTGGCCCATGCAGATCATCCACTCCGACTGGCATCCGGGCAACATGCTCTTCCGCAAGACACGCGTCGTCGCCGTCATCGACTACGACGCCGCACGCATGCAGCAGCGCATCATCGACACCGCCAACGGCGCGCTCCAATTCTCGATCCTCGGCGGCGGTGACGATGCGGCGCAGTGGCCCGACTACATCGACGAATCGCGCTTCAAGCGATTCCTTCTTGGGTATGACACGGTCAACGTGCTTTCCAAGAGCGAGCTGCGCGTCGTGCCGTGGCTGATGATCGAAGCGCTGATCGCCGAGAGCGTCATTCCGATCGCCGCCACGGGGTCCTTCGCCCGCATGGAGGGCTTCGGGTTCCTGCTGATGATCGAGCGGAAGGTCCGCTGGCTGCAGGAACACGCGGAAAAGCTCGCGAATATTCTCGGTTAGCCCGCCCCGCCGTTCGGCCGCCTATAGTAAACCCATGCAACGACGCGCCGCCATCTCGATGCTCGCCCTGACGCTCCTGTGTGCGTCGGCGTCGTCGATGATGGCCGCGACCCCGGCTCCGACAAGCGATGTCGCCCAGTTGCTCGCGCAACTGAGCGATCCGGATTTCATGACCCGCGAGAACGCCACGACGCAGCTCATGACGTGCGACGACGTGAGCGATGACCAGCTCAGCACCGCGCTGCGGACGAGCAAGTCGCCGGAAGTGCGGCAGCGGCTCGTCCAGATCGCCATGCACCGCTTCTACGCCCAGCTTCAAATCAACGCCGGCCCCGAGGTCATCACTCTGCCCGACAACGGCGCAGCGCTGGGCGTGTATTTCCCAGAGCCGCGCAACGAGAACCGATTCGTCGTCAAGGCCCATCAGCACCCAATGCTCGACACCCCCGCCATGCTTATCTGCTTCACTTACCCCGGCTTCCCCGCCTATGCCTATCTGCGGCCGGGCGATCTGGTGACGGGCATGGACGGGCAGACGTTCACCGACGATCTGACGCGTGAGGAATTTTCCGCCCGCATCGGCCGACACGAACCCGGTGAATTCATCGACCTGGACCTGATTCGCAACAGCCATCCGATGCACGTGCGTTTCCGGCTCGACAACAAAAAGCGCCTCTCCGCCGTGAGCCAGATGCTCGCCAACGTCTCCGATCCCTCCCTCTACCAGCCCTGGCGGCAGCACCTCAACGCCTTGCTCGGCGACAGCGCGGATGAACCGGCGATCCGCATCACGATGGCCGACGCGCCCGAGTCCCAGCCCCAGCCCCGAAACCTCTCCGCCACCGGCCGCGTCCTGATGCGAGCGAATGTCCGCATCGAACAGCAGGTCGTCCCGGGCGGAATTCAGGTGCGGATCGTGCCCGCCCAACCCTGATTGAACATGCAAGACGTTTTCACTCCACCCACCGCCGCACAGACGCGCGAGCATCTGAAGCGTTGCACGCCGCGTCCGCCTGCCAATCCCCGCCGCATGCTCATGGGCATGATCGTCGTGGTGCTCGCCTGCTGGCTGCTCCTGCGCGATCACTGGCTCACACTCGTCATCCCGTGGACCATTCTCATCGGCATGATCATCTACGCCGGCCGCCGGGGAAAACGCCGCACGCGCCTCGAAGGCCGGGCGCGTCAGGTGTACGAACTGTCGCTGCTGCGCCGGCCGATGGATGTCGTCCGTGAAGCGTGGTCGCTTCTGCCGGACCTGACGACGACGCCGCATCTGCATGGGCAGACGGTGTCGCTCATGGCGGCGGCGCTGATGCGCGTGCACGACTACGACGCGGCCGCCGAAACCTGCGACTATCTGCTGGACCATCTGCCCAAGGGCACGCCCGCTTCCAATTACGTGCGCCTGCTGCGCATCATGGCGTACCTGCACGTCGATCGGCTCGCCGATGCGGACGACGAGATTCGCTCGCTCGCCCGCGCGGACCTGGCGCCGATCGAGTCGGCGATGCTCACGACCGGTCGGCTCTATCAGCAGATCAAAACCCATCACTTCGAGGACGCCGCGGCCGCGGACGATCGCATCGT
The window above is part of the Planctomycetota bacterium genome. Proteins encoded here:
- a CDS encoding phosphotransferase, with product MSSINPASSTAAVASASGEVSSGPQAKGDRDQFAADELAIVLSHFDIGIIENITEFPRGSRRAPKLLLRTDKGIFLLKRRAGGKNDPFKVAFAHALQLHLAAQQFPLPHLMGTKRDNNSMLQWKAHIYECFEYINGTGYDNSLEATQDSGKTLALFHKLVRDYQPEYEPPQGSYHASKTVQSAMETVPATLAKVDPRNASVHADKISEVAKFMRRSYNEAAMRVNESGLPDWPMQIIHSDWHPGNMLFRKTRVVAVIDYDAARMQQRIIDTANGALQFSILGGGDDAAQWPDYIDESRFKRFLLGYDTVNVLSKSELRVVPWLMIEALIAESVIPIAATGSFARMEGFGFLLMIERKVRWLQEHAEKLANILG